One Streptomyces drozdowiczii DNA segment encodes these proteins:
- a CDS encoding MurR/RpiR family transcriptional regulator, with product MTNDLKESFSVDSPPAPAALAAKVRTLSPSMTRSMQRVAEAVAGDPAGCAALTVTGLAELTGTSEATVVRTARLLGYPGYRDLRLALAGLAAHQESGRAPAVTADIAVDDPIADVVAKLAYDEQQTLADTAAGLDTVQLGAAVAAAATARRIDIYGVGASSLVGQDLAQKLSRIGLIAHSHTDPHLAVTNAVQLRSGDMAIAITHSGSTGDVIEPLRVAFDRGATTVAITGRPDGPVTQYADHVLTTSTARESELRPAAMSSRTSQLLVVDCLFIGVAQRTYETAAPALAASYEALAHRHTPRTR from the coding sequence GTGACCAATGACCTGAAGGAAAGTTTCAGTGTGGATTCGCCACCGGCCCCGGCGGCCCTCGCCGCCAAGGTGCGGACGCTGTCGCCGTCCATGACCCGCTCGATGCAGCGCGTCGCCGAGGCCGTCGCCGGCGACCCGGCGGGCTGCGCCGCCCTGACGGTCACCGGTCTCGCGGAGCTGACGGGCACCAGCGAGGCGACGGTGGTCCGCACCGCCCGCCTCCTGGGCTACCCGGGCTACCGCGATCTGCGCCTCGCGCTCGCCGGTCTCGCCGCGCACCAGGAATCCGGCCGCGCCCCCGCCGTCACCGCGGACATAGCGGTGGACGACCCGATCGCGGACGTGGTCGCGAAGCTGGCCTACGACGAGCAGCAGACCCTCGCCGACACCGCCGCCGGGCTCGACACGGTGCAGCTGGGCGCCGCGGTCGCCGCCGCCGCCACGGCCCGCCGGATCGACATCTACGGCGTGGGCGCGTCCTCCCTCGTCGGCCAGGACCTGGCCCAGAAGCTGTCCCGGATCGGCCTCATCGCCCACTCCCACACCGACCCGCACCTCGCGGTGACCAACGCCGTGCAGCTCCGCTCCGGCGACATGGCCATCGCGATCACGCACTCCGGCTCGACGGGCGACGTCATAGAGCCGCTGCGCGTCGCCTTCGACCGGGGCGCGACGACGGTCGCGATCACCGGCCGCCCCGACGGCCCCGTCACGCAGTACGCGGACCACGTCCTGACCACGTCCACGGCCCGCGAGAGCGAGCTGCGCCCGGCCGCGATGTCGAGCCGTACCAGCCAGCTCCTGGTGGTCGACTGCCTGTTCATAGGGGTCGCCCAGCGTACGTACGAGACGGCCGCCCCGGCCCTCGCCGCCTCCTACGAGGCGCTGGCCCACCGCCACACCCCGCGCACCCGCTGA
- the murQ gene encoding N-acetylmuramic acid 6-phosphate etherase, whose product MTSLTDATPDGYGELRAELATLTTEAFRPELAEIDRLATADIARIMNGEDQTVPSAVAERLPEIAAAIDATAERMARGGRLIYAGAGTAGRLGVLDASECPPTFNTDPADVVGLIAGGPSAMVTAVEGAEDSKELAAADLEALELTADDTVVGISASGRTPYAIGAVEHARAKGALTLGLSCNADSALGAAAEHPIEVVVGPELLTGSTRLKAGTAQKLVLNMISTITMIRLGKTYGNLMVDVRASNEKLRARSRRIVALATGASDEEIEAALAATDGEVKNAILTILGQVDGPTAATLLTESKGHLRAALAAATPAPPDLPHHLSRTARHHAPWLQKTRTAPLPPRSFRSSVAPRTSAPSPTA is encoded by the coding sequence ATGACCTCCCTGACCGACGCCACCCCCGACGGCTACGGCGAGCTGCGCGCCGAACTCGCGACCCTCACCACCGAGGCGTTCCGCCCGGAGCTGGCCGAGATCGACCGGCTGGCCACCGCGGACATCGCCCGGATCATGAACGGCGAGGACCAGACGGTCCCGTCCGCCGTCGCCGAGCGGCTGCCCGAGATCGCCGCCGCGATCGACGCCACCGCCGAGCGCATGGCCCGCGGCGGCCGGCTGATCTACGCGGGCGCGGGCACCGCGGGCCGGCTGGGCGTGCTGGACGCCAGCGAGTGCCCGCCCACCTTCAACACGGACCCGGCCGATGTCGTCGGCCTGATCGCGGGCGGCCCGTCCGCCATGGTCACCGCCGTCGAGGGCGCGGAGGACAGCAAGGAGCTGGCCGCCGCCGACCTGGAGGCGCTGGAGCTCACCGCCGACGACACGGTGGTCGGCATCTCCGCCTCCGGCCGTACGCCGTACGCGATCGGGGCTGTGGAGCACGCCCGCGCGAAGGGCGCCCTGACCCTCGGCCTGTCGTGCAACGCGGACTCCGCGCTGGGCGCCGCCGCCGAGCACCCGATCGAGGTCGTCGTCGGCCCGGAGCTGCTGACCGGCTCCACCCGGCTCAAGGCGGGCACGGCGCAGAAGCTCGTGCTCAACATGATCTCGACCATCACGATGATCCGCCTCGGCAAGACGTACGGGAACCTCATGGTCGACGTGCGTGCCTCCAACGAGAAGCTGCGGGCCCGCTCCCGGCGCATCGTCGCGCTGGCCACGGGCGCGTCCGACGAGGAGATCGAGGCGGCGCTCGCCGCCACGGACGGCGAGGTGAAGAACGCCATCCTGACGATCCTCGGCCAGGTCGACGGCCCCACCGCCGCCACGCTCCTGACCGAGTCGAAGGGCCACCTCCGCGCCGCGCTCGCCGCCGCCACCCCCGCACCACCTGACCTGCCGCACCACCTCTCCCGCACAGCAAGGCACCACGCACCATGGCTACAGAAGACAAGAACCGCGCCACTGCCGCCGCGATCCTTCCGCTCGTCGGTGGCGCCGCGAACGTCAGCTCCATCGCCCACTGCATGA
- a CDS encoding PTS transporter subunit EIIC: protein MATEDKNRATAAAILPLVGGAANVSSIAHCMTRLRLGLHDRSLVQDDALKAVPAVMGVVEDDTYQIVLGPGTVARVTPEFEKLVEEGKAEAPAPAPAPADAAPLTAEELAAQGAEMRAARKAKNATPFKLFLRKIANIFVPLIPALIGCGIIAGLNGLLVNLEWLPSVTPALAAMASGFMALIAVFVGYNTAKEFGGTPILGGAVAAIIVFPGVANIEAFGQKLSPGQGGVLGALGAAVLAVYVEKWCRRWVPEALDVLVTPTLTVLISGLVTIFGLMYVAGEVSTAIGDFADWLLSNGGAGAGLILGGFFLPLVMLGLHQALIPIHTTLIEQQGYTVLLPILAMAGAGQVGAAIATYFRLPRNESIRKTIKSALPAGFLGVGEPLIYGVSLPLGRPFITACVGGAFGGAFVGFFNQLGDAVGSTAIGPSGWALFPLLDGNHGLGATIAIYAGGLVVGYLAGFLATYFFGFSKELLAEFNVSQEEAAPTAAATQDPAPATTTQKAPASV, encoded by the coding sequence ATGGCTACAGAAGACAAGAACCGCGCCACTGCCGCCGCGATCCTTCCGCTCGTCGGTGGCGCCGCGAACGTCAGCTCCATCGCCCACTGCATGACCCGGCTCCGGCTCGGGCTGCACGACCGTTCGCTCGTCCAGGACGACGCGCTGAAGGCCGTCCCCGCGGTCATGGGCGTGGTCGAGGACGACACGTACCAGATCGTCCTCGGTCCCGGTACGGTCGCCCGCGTCACGCCGGAGTTCGAGAAGCTGGTCGAGGAGGGCAAGGCGGAGGCCCCGGCTCCCGCCCCGGCCCCGGCCGACGCCGCCCCGCTCACGGCGGAGGAGCTGGCCGCGCAGGGCGCCGAGATGCGGGCGGCCCGCAAGGCGAAGAACGCGACGCCGTTCAAGCTGTTCCTGCGCAAGATCGCCAACATCTTCGTGCCGCTGATCCCGGCCCTGATCGGCTGCGGCATCATCGCCGGGCTCAACGGCCTGCTGGTCAACCTCGAATGGCTGCCGTCGGTCACCCCGGCGCTCGCCGCGATGGCCTCCGGTTTCATGGCCCTGATCGCGGTCTTCGTCGGCTACAACACCGCGAAGGAGTTCGGCGGCACGCCGATCCTCGGCGGTGCGGTCGCGGCGATCATCGTCTTCCCGGGCGTCGCGAACATCGAGGCGTTCGGCCAGAAGCTCTCCCCCGGCCAGGGCGGCGTCCTCGGCGCCCTCGGCGCGGCGGTCCTCGCGGTGTACGTGGAGAAGTGGTGCCGCCGCTGGGTGCCGGAGGCGCTGGACGTGCTGGTCACCCCGACGCTGACGGTCCTCATCTCCGGCCTGGTCACGATCTTCGGCCTGATGTACGTCGCCGGTGAGGTCTCCACCGCGATCGGCGACTTCGCGGACTGGCTGCTCTCCAACGGCGGCGCGGGCGCGGGCCTGATCCTGGGCGGCTTCTTCCTCCCGCTGGTCATGCTGGGCCTGCACCAGGCCCTGATCCCCATCCACACCACGCTGATCGAGCAGCAGGGCTACACGGTCCTGCTCCCGATCCTCGCCATGGCCGGTGCCGGCCAGGTCGGCGCGGCCATCGCCACGTACTTCCGCCTCCCGCGCAACGAGTCGATCCGCAAGACCATCAAGTCCGCCCTGCCCGCCGGCTTCCTGGGCGTCGGCGAACCCCTGATCTACGGCGTCTCTCTGCCGCTGGGCCGCCCGTTCATCACGGCCTGCGTGGGCGGCGCGTTCGGCGGCGCGTTCGTCGGCTTCTTCAACCAGCTGGGCGACGCGGTCGGCTCGACGGCGATCGGCCCCTCGGGCTGGGCCCTGTTCCCCCTGCTCGACGGCAACCACGGCCTGGGCGCGACGATCGCGATCTACGCGGGCGGCCTCGTCGTCGGCTACCTCGCGGGCTTCCTGGCCACGTACTTCTTCGGCTTCAGCAAGGAACTCCTGGCGGAGTTCAACGTGAGCCAGGAGGAGGCCGCCCCGACGGCGGCGGCGACCCAGGACCCGGCCCCGGCAACGACCACGCAGAAGGCCCCTGCGTCGGTCTGA
- a CDS encoding Uma2 family endonuclease yields MTAAMVEPQQDPEGRQWDYLLRTWQELDVPEGWRAEIDEGQIVLVPPPHAHHNGIAAKVQRCLYGNLPDELEIYQTLGVHVAPLDKLYDPDLVVMPSELIDAADPDVSAPMDASEALLVVEITSKGNAREDRTKKYRAYARAGVPMYLLIDRFDTRGAMAALFTEPSEHGTYKHSDAVPFGKPLVLPAPFDVTLPTDGFPV; encoded by the coding sequence ATGACCGCCGCGATGGTCGAACCCCAGCAGGACCCTGAAGGCCGCCAGTGGGACTACCTCCTGCGCACTTGGCAGGAACTGGACGTCCCCGAGGGATGGCGCGCCGAGATCGACGAAGGGCAGATCGTCTTGGTACCGCCGCCGCATGCACATCACAACGGGATCGCAGCCAAGGTGCAGCGCTGTCTTTACGGGAATCTGCCGGACGAACTGGAGATCTACCAGACGCTGGGCGTGCACGTCGCCCCGCTCGACAAGCTCTACGACCCCGATCTCGTGGTCATGCCGTCCGAGCTGATCGACGCCGCCGACCCCGACGTCAGCGCCCCCATGGACGCCTCCGAAGCGCTCCTCGTCGTGGAGATCACCTCGAAGGGCAATGCCCGCGAGGACCGTACGAAGAAGTACCGCGCCTACGCCCGGGCCGGGGTGCCGATGTACCTGCTGATCGACCGGTTCGACACCCGGGGTGCCATGGCCGCCCTGTTCACCGAGCCGAGCGAGCACGGCACGTACAAGCACTCCGACGCGGTGCCGTTCGGCAAGCCGCTCGTGCTTCCCGCGCCGTTCGACGTCACGCTGCCCACGGACGGCTTTCCGGTCTGA
- a CDS encoding inositol monophosphatase family protein: MVTMESDAQVALRAASAGAAVVREMYGASLTRYEKGGGDFATAADIAAEEAVLDVLRAARPDDAVTGEESGAGGAAGAARRWLVDPLCGTLNYAVGNMLVAVNVALRDASSTSPGIVAAASADPFSGEVFWTDGAGAWVRGADGRGDRLIPSAGSRLVDLNLDPPFPHAPGFRAVELMAAPEFVAGFRPRVVSSTVAVAWVAAGRRAAYLTDGGPGLRLDSVHFAAGIALCEAAGCVVTGIDGLPVDEGAGGLIVAADRETHGVLLGLVQRQR, translated from the coding sequence ATGGTGACCATGGAGAGCGATGCGCAGGTGGCCCTTCGGGCCGCGTCGGCGGGGGCGGCGGTCGTACGCGAGATGTACGGGGCGTCGCTGACGCGGTACGAGAAGGGCGGCGGTGACTTCGCCACGGCCGCCGACATCGCGGCGGAGGAGGCCGTCCTCGACGTACTGCGCGCGGCGCGGCCCGATGACGCGGTGACGGGCGAGGAGAGCGGGGCCGGCGGGGCGGCCGGGGCGGCGCGCCGGTGGCTGGTCGACCCGTTGTGCGGGACGCTCAACTACGCCGTGGGCAACATGCTGGTCGCGGTGAACGTGGCGCTCCGGGACGCCTCCTCCACCTCCCCCGGCATCGTGGCGGCGGCCTCCGCCGATCCGTTCAGCGGCGAGGTCTTCTGGACGGACGGGGCGGGGGCGTGGGTCCGGGGGGCGGACGGGCGGGGCGACCGCCTCATACCCTCGGCGGGGTCCCGGCTGGTGGACCTGAACCTGGACCCGCCGTTTCCGCACGCGCCGGGGTTCCGCGCGGTGGAGCTCATGGCGGCCCCGGAGTTCGTCGCCGGGTTCCGCCCGCGCGTCGTCTCCAGCACGGTGGCCGTGGCGTGGGTGGCGGCGGGGCGCCGTGCCGCGTACCTCACCGACGGTGGGCCCGGCCTCCGCCTGGACAGCGTCCACTTCGCGGCAGGCATCGCGCTCTGCGAGGCGGCGGGCTGCGTGGTGACGGGCATCGACGGGCTGCCGGTGGACGAGGGCGCGGGCGGGCTCATCGTGGCTGCGGACCGGGAGACGCATGGGGTGCTGCTGGGGTTGGTCCAGCGGCAACGGTGA
- a CDS encoding HEAT repeat domain-containing protein codes for MAAASSPSWEGRARAGRDLAAFAEVPEVAEALVRLLLDAEDTAVTRRTAEALARAGSVAAVRALARAVAGADDGQADWLETGVLDAEAPDLAAACAALARDREEAVRRGAAEVMVWVGDRS; via the coding sequence TTGGCCGCGGCGTCGTCTCCCTCGTGGGAGGGGCGGGCGCGTGCGGGGCGGGACCTCGCGGCCTTCGCGGAGGTGCCGGAGGTCGCGGAGGCGCTGGTGCGGCTGCTGCTGGACGCCGAGGACACGGCGGTGACCCGGCGGACGGCGGAGGCCCTGGCCCGGGCGGGGTCGGTGGCGGCGGTGCGGGCGCTGGCCCGCGCGGTGGCCGGGGCGGACGACGGGCAGGCGGACTGGCTGGAGACCGGGGTGCTCGACGCGGAGGCGCCGGACCTCGCGGCGGCCTGCGCGGCGCTTGCCCGGGACCGGGAGGAGGCGGTCCGGCGGGGGGCCGCGGAGGTCATGGTGTGGGTGGGGGACCGGAGTTAG
- a CDS encoding helix-turn-helix domain-containing protein translates to MPGPKKLDPASSPRALLGSELRHRREHADLSQVDLGTLLFVSGSFIGQLEDGSRRMQMDQALRLDDILNADGFFKRNCAALEKSKYPDHFAEAAEAEARATEIKEYAPQLIPGLLQTEAYAQAVFRSGLPTAAESTIEELVAARLERTQILADPTTPLLWAVLDEAVLRRRVGSPDVMAAALRHIAGLMRQHRIIVQVLPFDAGAHMALEGPLKLMAFTDAPPLAYLQALGTGQLQDDPATVRQYELTYDLVVASALSPAASLAMIESVAEDYEHEAQQF, encoded by the coding sequence ATGCCAGGTCCCAAGAAACTCGACCCCGCCTCCTCTCCTCGCGCCCTCCTGGGCTCCGAACTCCGCCACCGAAGAGAACACGCGGACCTCTCACAGGTCGATCTGGGCACCCTGCTGTTCGTCAGCGGCTCCTTCATCGGCCAACTGGAGGACGGCAGCCGCCGCATGCAGATGGACCAGGCGCTCAGGCTTGACGACATCCTGAACGCGGACGGCTTCTTCAAGCGCAACTGTGCGGCTTTGGAGAAGTCGAAGTACCCGGATCACTTCGCGGAGGCAGCGGAGGCGGAGGCCCGAGCGACGGAGATCAAGGAGTACGCGCCGCAGCTCATCCCCGGCTTGTTGCAGACGGAGGCGTACGCGCAGGCGGTGTTCAGGAGCGGGCTTCCCACAGCCGCCGAAAGCACGATCGAGGAACTGGTAGCCGCCCGTCTCGAACGAACTCAGATCCTCGCCGATCCAACAACGCCGTTGTTGTGGGCCGTGCTGGACGAAGCGGTATTACGTCGACGAGTAGGCAGCCCGGACGTCATGGCAGCAGCGCTCCGCCACATCGCGGGGCTGATGCGGCAGCATCGGATCATCGTGCAGGTACTGCCGTTCGACGCAGGCGCTCACATGGCCCTGGAGGGACCGCTCAAGCTGATGGCCTTCACCGATGCGCCGCCACTCGCCTATCTACAGGCTTTGGGAACAGGGCAGTTGCAAGACGATCCAGCGACGGTCCGGCAGTACGAACTGACCTACGATCTGGTCGTGGCCAGCGCGCTCTCACCGGCAGCGTCCCTGGCGATGATCGAGTCGGTGGCGGAGGATTACGAACATGAAGCACAACAGTTCTAG
- a CDS encoding DUF397 domain-containing protein encodes MKHNSSSYDLSTATWHKSSYSGASGGDCVEVATWRKSTYSGPSGGDCLEVLDGIPDVVPVRDSKVTDGPAVVFATTAWQQFVTDLKHV; translated from the coding sequence ATGAAGCACAACAGTTCTAGCTACGACCTGTCCACGGCCACCTGGCACAAGTCCAGCTACAGCGGCGCGAGCGGCGGGGACTGCGTAGAGGTCGCCACCTGGCGCAAGTCCACGTACAGCGGTCCGAGCGGCGGCGACTGCCTCGAAGTCCTCGACGGCATCCCGGACGTCGTCCCCGTCCGCGACTCGAAGGTCACCGACGGCCCGGCGGTCGTGTTCGCGACGACCGCCTGGCAGCAGTTCGTCACCGACCTCAAGCACGTCTGA
- a CDS encoding erythromycin esterase family protein: MQTAATEWIRQNSHALTARKPDEPLDDLRPLAPLVRDAKIVALGAASRQTRELSETAHRIVRLLVEEEGFRSVVLEGDDPGRLGLAAYVATGAGDPGAMLAEARAFWRTGEILGLVRWMRAYNERHPDAPVRFAEPPAAQASTLAEAERALADGAAWWQRHTGDKVVYWGGMAHTAIGSPRTVSVSPTEPPQTHQNMGGYLRERMGTAFRSIGLTMPMPTPNPAFVDTVLTEAAGTGPAYFLDLTLPRPEPVRHVLDTPTRTRLIGPTYDPRHDESHHMSGAALTTWFDAIIHTREVTPYRPLP; encoded by the coding sequence ATGCAGACAGCAGCTACGGAATGGATCAGGCAGAACTCCCACGCGCTCACCGCGAGGAAGCCCGACGAGCCGTTGGACGACCTGCGGCCGCTCGCCCCGCTGGTGCGCGACGCGAAGATCGTGGCGCTGGGAGCCGCCAGTCGGCAGACACGCGAACTGTCGGAGACGGCGCACCGGATCGTGCGCCTGCTGGTGGAGGAGGAGGGGTTCCGGAGCGTCGTCCTGGAGGGCGACGATCCCGGCAGGCTCGGCCTGGCGGCGTACGTGGCCACCGGCGCGGGAGACCCGGGGGCCATGCTGGCGGAGGCGCGGGCGTTCTGGCGGACCGGGGAAATCCTCGGACTCGTACGGTGGATGCGGGCGTACAACGAGCGCCACCCGGACGCCCCGGTACGTTTCGCGGAGCCACCGGCCGCACAGGCGAGCACCCTGGCAGAAGCGGAACGCGCACTCGCCGACGGGGCTGCCTGGTGGCAGCGCCACACGGGAGACAAGGTCGTCTACTGGGGCGGCATGGCCCACACCGCCATCGGCTCCCCGCGCACCGTGTCCGTATCCCCCACGGAGCCCCCGCAAACGCACCAGAACATGGGCGGTTACCTGCGCGAGCGCATGGGTACGGCCTTCCGCTCCATCGGCCTCACGATGCCCATGCCCACCCCGAACCCGGCCTTCGTGGACACCGTCCTGACCGAGGCCGCTGGAACCGGGCCGGCCTACTTCCTGGACCTGACCCTCCCCCGCCCCGAGCCGGTGCGCCACGTCCTGGACACCCCGACCCGCACCCGCCTGATCGGCCCGACGTACGACCCCCGACACGACGAGTCCCACCACATGTCGGGCGCCGCCCTCACGACATGGTTCGACGCCATCATCCACACCCGGGAGGTGACGCCGTACCGCCCCCTGCCCTGA
- a CDS encoding phosphotransferase family protein, translating to MLPAVETDDEWDAVVPDESVMRPGVEDLCARLGLSGASLVRFSDGSQPVYAVGDDQVLKLFPGAAARRGVVESRVLAHVQGRLPVPTPVVRASGSYENGWQYVLMSRLRGENLAHSWGHVPRNHRARLVSEIGEALASLHSLSPDQVRDVLGPDDWGSFLDRQRAGAVEQQRAHGLSAAWLEQIPGFLASVPLPRAPQPSLLHTEVMRQHFLVDPDGWRLTGLFDFEPAMIGDRAYDFVGVGLFVTCGDPALLRRLTEAYGHSFEPHELMAYTLLHAYSHLPWYMRELPSPAERSLSALADAWFGTV from the coding sequence ATGTTGCCTGCGGTGGAGACGGATGACGAGTGGGACGCTGTCGTCCCCGACGAGAGCGTGATGCGTCCGGGGGTGGAAGACCTCTGCGCACGTCTCGGGCTCTCCGGCGCCTCGCTGGTTCGCTTCTCTGACGGGTCCCAGCCGGTCTACGCGGTGGGGGACGACCAGGTACTCAAGCTCTTCCCCGGAGCTGCCGCTCGGCGCGGAGTGGTCGAGAGCCGTGTCCTCGCCCATGTTCAGGGGCGGCTGCCCGTGCCGACACCCGTGGTGCGGGCCTCCGGCTCATACGAGAACGGCTGGCAGTACGTACTGATGTCCAGGCTGCGCGGCGAGAACCTCGCGCACTCCTGGGGGCACGTACCCCGGAATCATCGTGCCCGGCTCGTCTCCGAGATCGGTGAGGCCCTCGCGTCGTTGCACTCCCTCAGCCCTGATCAGGTGCGGGACGTCCTCGGCCCCGATGACTGGGGCAGCTTTCTCGACCGTCAGAGAGCCGGCGCGGTGGAACAGCAGCGCGCCCATGGACTGTCGGCGGCCTGGCTGGAGCAAATCCCGGGTTTCCTCGCTTCGGTTCCGTTGCCACGAGCGCCACAGCCCTCTCTGCTGCACACCGAGGTCATGCGGCAGCATTTCCTGGTCGACCCCGACGGATGGCGGCTGACCGGTCTGTTCGACTTCGAACCAGCGATGATCGGTGACCGCGCGTACGACTTCGTTGGTGTCGGCCTGTTCGTCACCTGTGGCGATCCGGCCCTGTTGCGTCGTCTCACCGAGGCATACGGCCACAGCTTCGAGCCGCATGAACTCATGGCCTACACGCTGCTACACGCATACAGCCACCTTCCCTGGTACATGAGAGAACTGCCCTCACCTGCCGAAAGATCGCTGTCCGCACTCGCAGACGCGTGGTTCGGCACGGTGTGA
- a CDS encoding peptidoglycan-binding domain-containing protein, giving the protein MIKTALRRGAVAFGTAAIVVTSLAGVAQADVGVPYVKPDQRGTPVLCVQRALELAGYNLVRDGVYGQATYAALTDFQRRHGLSADGIVGPRTGDVLYYDYLKYSGGLIEGEVCPTLIPTTH; this is encoded by the coding sequence ATGATCAAGACCGCCCTCCGGCGCGGAGCCGTCGCCTTCGGCACGGCCGCCATCGTCGTCACCTCGCTCGCCGGCGTCGCCCAGGCCGACGTGGGCGTCCCGTACGTCAAGCCCGACCAGCGCGGCACGCCGGTGCTCTGCGTGCAGCGGGCGCTGGAGCTGGCCGGGTACAACCTGGTGCGCGACGGCGTGTACGGCCAGGCCACCTACGCGGCCCTGACCGACTTCCAGCGCCGCCACGGCCTCTCGGCGGACGGCATCGTCGGCCCGAGGACCGGCGACGTCCTCTACTACGACTACCTCAAGTACTCCGGCGGCCTGATCGAGGGCGAAGTCTGCCCCACCCTCATTCCCACCACCCACTGA
- a CDS encoding ArsR/SmtB family transcription factor: MPDAEGHPTPEEMELQAVMKALSDPLRYLVVATLAAQPDGTERSCTSFGLPVSKSTRTHHFRILREAGLVRQVDRGNSRMAQLRRADIESRFPGLLKLIADSPADPAE, encoded by the coding sequence ATGCCGGACGCCGAAGGGCATCCGACCCCGGAGGAGATGGAGCTCCAGGCCGTCATGAAGGCCCTGTCCGACCCCCTGCGCTACCTGGTCGTGGCGACCCTGGCCGCCCAGCCGGACGGCACGGAACGCTCCTGTACGTCGTTCGGCCTGCCCGTCTCCAAGTCGACCCGGACGCACCACTTCCGGATCCTCCGAGAGGCGGGCCTGGTCCGCCAGGTGGACCGCGGCAACAGCCGCATGGCCCAACTCCGCCGCGCGGACATCGAGTCCCGCTTCCCGGGCCTGCTGAAGCTCATCGCGGACAGTCCGGCCGATCCCGCCGAGTAG
- a CDS encoding maltokinase N-terminal cap-like domain-containing protein yields MAVIHRTTLSPTKLELLTTWLPTRPWYAGPTRPSLVRSGGFRLDDPQGEVGIEFMVATDTSGAEPVPYFVPLTYRSAALAGAEDAFIGMTTHGVLGKRWVYDGCHDPVLVAQLFALLDGRAEPQAQSVSDTPDRTITHSGTGSPLGVAAARATDDPTGTYLTTRDVTLRVNRLLRPAADGPEGARGYVSGPWRTPEDAEVRGVFAELRTP; encoded by the coding sequence ATGGCCGTCATCCACCGCACCACCCTGTCGCCGACCAAGCTCGAACTGCTCACCACCTGGCTTCCCACCCGCCCCTGGTACGCGGGCCCCACTCGCCCCTCCCTCGTCAGGTCCGGCGGTTTCCGCCTGGACGACCCGCAGGGCGAGGTGGGCATCGAGTTCATGGTGGCCACCGACACCTCGGGCGCCGAGCCGGTGCCGTACTTCGTGCCGCTCACCTACCGGAGCGCCGCGCTCGCGGGCGCCGAGGACGCCTTCATCGGCATGACCACGCACGGCGTGCTGGGGAAGCGCTGGGTGTACGACGGCTGCCACGACCCGGTCCTGGTGGCCCAGCTCTTCGCCCTCCTCGACGGCCGCGCCGAGCCGCAGGCGCAGAGCGTCAGCGACACCCCGGACCGGACGATCACCCATTCCGGCACCGGCAGCCCCCTCGGCGTGGCGGCTGCCAGGGCCACGGACGACCCCACGGGCACGTACCTGACGACAAGGGACGTGACCCTCCGCGTGAACCGCCTCCTGCGACCCGCCGCGGACGGCCCGGAGGGCGCGCGGGGTTACGTCTCCGGTCCCTGGCGTACGCCGGAGGACGCGGAGGTCCGAGGCGTGTTCGCGGAGCTGCGCACGCCCTAG
- a CDS encoding VOC family protein, with protein MTSGGSTTVRIRPQQFHETAGLDDWRVVGEGACAYFRTGGSFAAGTRFVQAVAELPDLGDEHPDIDVRRDGVTVRLITLTDEYFGMTSRHVEVARRISETARAQGLTADPSFIQTVQVTVDALDGPAVVAFWRALLGYEHRAGSPEDLVDPRRRGAPFYFQRMDAPRPQRNRVHVDVWVPYDQAEARIAAALAAGGRLLNDADAPHNWVLADPEGNEACIGVAGPPGPATD; from the coding sequence ATGACCTCTGGGGGCAGCACCACCGTACGTATCAGGCCACAGCAGTTCCACGAGACCGCCGGCCTCGACGACTGGCGCGTCGTCGGCGAGGGCGCGTGCGCGTACTTCCGCACCGGCGGATCGTTCGCGGCCGGTACGCGCTTCGTCCAGGCCGTCGCCGAGCTGCCGGACCTCGGTGACGAGCACCCGGACATCGACGTGCGGCGGGACGGCGTGACCGTACGGCTGATCACGCTCACCGACGAGTATTTCGGGATGACCAGCCGTCATGTCGAGGTGGCCCGACGGATATCGGAGACGGCCCGGGCCCAGGGCCTGACCGCCGACCCGTCCTTCATCCAGACCGTGCAGGTCACCGTGGACGCGCTCGACGGCCCCGCCGTGGTCGCGTTCTGGCGCGCCCTGCTCGGCTACGAACACCGCGCCGGCAGCCCCGAGGACCTGGTCGACCCGCGTCGGCGCGGCGCCCCCTTCTACTTCCAGCGGATGGACGCCCCGCGCCCCCAGCGCAACCGCGTCCACGTCGACGTATGGGTGCCGTACGACCAGGCCGAGGCCCGGATCGCCGCCGCCCTGGCCGCCGGGGGCCGGCTGCTGAACGACGCGGACGCCCCGCACAACTGGGTCCTCGCCGACCCCGAGGGCAACGAGGCGTGCATAGGGGTGGCCGGTCCGCCCGGACCGGCCACCGACTAG